One genomic segment of Catalinimonas alkaloidigena includes these proteins:
- the recQ gene encoding DNA helicase RecQ gives MVEQQTNLKVYLKKYFGYSQFRGNQELIIRNILNRKNTFVIMPTGAGKSLCYQLPAIIQDGTAIVISPLIALMKNQVDQLNALNINAQFLNSTLNKTEINRVKKETLSGEVKLLYVAPESLTKEENIKFLQEANITFVAVDEAHCISEWGHDFRPEYRRIKTIIGQLGENVPVIALTATATPKVQLDIQKNLQMEDADLFKSSFNRENLYYEVRPKKQAKKQLVQFIKKHKGKSGIIYCLSRKKVEEIAEFLRVNDINAAPYHAGLDPSVRMRNQDAFLNEDLDVIVATIAFGMGIDKPDVRFVIHYNVPKSLEGYYQETGRAGRDGLEGNCLMFYSYNDILKLEKFNKDKPVTERDNARMLLHEMIAYSESSVCRKRQLLHYFGEILEKDCGYCDNCIKPKEQYEAQSYVETVLQTVQLTDERFGIQHLVDVIRGSENQYVMSYDHNTLSVYGKGKEQDNFFWNSVVRQTLLFEYLEKDIENIGSLKLTDKGKEFILNPHPIKLSKDHVYEDLGEEEEFETSAQGGNGAQHNAKSYDQNLYDILKKLRKDVSKKKNVPPYVVFQEPSLEEMATTYPTTKDELAAINGVGMGKVMKFGGPFIEVISKYVEENDIVTAADVVIKSAVNKSKNKIFIIQQIDKKVDLEEIADSRSITMDELMEEIELICNSGTKLNLDYYIDQILDEDQQDELYDYFLSADSDSIDLALEEFGSDFSEEELRLMRVKFMSEYAN, from the coding sequence ATGGTGGAACAGCAAACTAACCTCAAAGTATATCTAAAAAAGTATTTTGGATATAGCCAGTTCAGAGGGAATCAAGAGCTAATTATAAGAAATATACTAAACAGAAAAAACACATTTGTAATAATGCCTACTGGAGCTGGTAAATCGCTCTGCTATCAATTACCAGCTATTATACAGGATGGAACTGCTATCGTAATTTCTCCTCTCATTGCCCTGATGAAAAATCAGGTAGATCAATTGAATGCGCTGAACATCAACGCTCAATTTTTAAATTCTACGCTTAATAAAACTGAGATCAACAGAGTAAAAAAGGAAACACTCAGTGGAGAGGTTAAGCTCTTGTATGTGGCCCCCGAATCTCTTACCAAAGAGGAAAATATTAAATTTCTACAGGAAGCCAATATTACTTTTGTGGCAGTAGATGAAGCTCATTGTATTTCTGAATGGGGCCATGATTTTCGTCCTGAATATAGACGAATAAAAACCATCATCGGACAATTAGGTGAAAACGTACCCGTAATCGCTTTAACGGCTACCGCAACGCCTAAAGTACAGCTTGATATCCAGAAAAACCTTCAGATGGAGGATGCTGATTTGTTTAAATCATCATTCAACCGGGAGAATCTGTATTATGAAGTTCGGCCAAAAAAGCAAGCCAAAAAGCAGCTTGTTCAGTTCATTAAAAAGCATAAAGGTAAGTCCGGAATCATCTACTGCCTCAGCAGAAAAAAAGTTGAAGAAATAGCTGAGTTTTTGCGAGTAAACGATATTAATGCCGCTCCCTATCATGCGGGTCTGGATCCTTCGGTCCGTATGCGTAATCAGGATGCTTTTCTGAATGAGGATCTAGATGTTATCGTAGCTACTATCGCGTTTGGAATGGGCATAGATAAGCCAGATGTACGCTTTGTTATTCATTATAATGTTCCTAAATCCTTGGAAGGATATTATCAGGAAACAGGCCGGGCAGGTCGTGACGGACTGGAAGGAAATTGCCTCATGTTCTATAGCTATAATGATATTCTAAAGCTTGAGAAATTCAATAAGGATAAGCCGGTTACTGAACGTGACAATGCCCGCATGCTACTGCATGAGATGATTGCCTATTCTGAATCTTCAGTATGTAGAAAAAGGCAGCTTCTTCACTATTTTGGTGAAATCCTGGAGAAAGATTGTGGATACTGCGATAACTGTATCAAGCCCAAAGAACAATACGAAGCGCAGTCTTATGTTGAAACAGTGCTTCAAACCGTTCAGCTTACCGATGAGCGTTTTGGCATACAGCATCTAGTAGATGTAATCAGAGGTTCAGAGAACCAGTATGTGATGAGTTATGATCACAATACACTTTCAGTATATGGTAAGGGTAAAGAGCAGGATAATTTCTTTTGGAACTCGGTAGTTCGTCAAACCTTACTCTTCGAGTATCTGGAAAAAGATATTGAAAACATTGGTTCTCTTAAGTTGACTGATAAAGGCAAAGAGTTTATCCTGAATCCACATCCGATCAAACTATCAAAAGATCATGTTTACGAAGATCTGGGTGAGGAAGAAGAGTTTGAAACCTCCGCACAAGGCGGGAACGGAGCTCAGCATAATGCTAAATCTTACGATCAGAATTTATATGATATTCTTAAGAAGCTTCGCAAAGACGTCAGCAAGAAAAAAAACGTACCTCCCTATGTAGTGTTTCAAGAGCCTTCACTGGAAGAAATGGCCACTACCTACCCTACTACCAAAGACGAACTTGCTGCCATCAATGGAGTAGGTATGGGCAAAGTCATGAAATTTGGAGGGCCTTTTATTGAAGTGATCAGTAAATATGTTGAAGAAAACGACATAGTAACCGCTGCTGATGTTGTCATTAAATCTGCTGTTAACAAATCAAAGAACAAGATTTTTATCATTCAGCAAATAGATAAAAAAGTAGATCTGGAAGAAATAGCAGATTCACGTTCAATAACAATGGATGAACTCATGGAAGAAATTGAGCTCATCTGTAACTCCGGTACAAAGCTGAATCTGGACTATTATATTGATCAGATATTAGATGAAGATCAACAGGATGAGCTTTATGACTATTTTCTAAGCGCGGATTCTGACAGTATAGATTTAGCATTAGAAGAGTTTGGTAGTGATTTTTCAGAAGAAGAATTAAGACTCATGCGCGTTAAGTTTATGTCTGAATACGCCAATTAA
- a CDS encoding gliding motility lipoprotein GldH, with protein MKALKPQVQILPIVILLLFSACDSNRLFEENYNFANKQWNVDTVPSFRFEISNPDEEYNIYWNVRNTISYPYRNLYLTYYLEDTLGRTISTDLHNMLLFDPKTGKPYGSGSGDIFSHQIMAMPEYEFDSAGVYQIRLEQYMRTDTIKDLLSIGVRVEKVE; from the coding sequence TTGAAAGCGCTTAAACCACAAGTTCAAATACTCCCGATCGTAATTCTATTACTTTTTTCTGCTTGTGATAGCAATCGGCTATTTGAAGAAAACTACAACTTTGCAAATAAACAGTGGAATGTAGACACAGTACCATCATTTCGCTTTGAAATTAGCAATCCGGATGAAGAGTATAATATCTACTGGAATGTTAGAAATACGATAAGTTATCCCTACCGCAACTTATATCTTACGTATTACCTTGAAGATACTTTGGGCAGAACTATTTCAACTGATCTTCATAATATGTTACTTTTTGATCCCAAAACGGGGAAACCCTATGGTAGCGGAAGCGGAGACATATTTTCTCATCAAATCATGGCAATGCCAGAATATGAATTTGATAGCGCTGGCGTTTACCAAATAAGACTTGAGCAATACATGCGTACCGATACTATAAAAGACTTACTATCAATAGGAGTCAGAGTAGAAAAAGTGGAATAA
- a CDS encoding 3-keto-disaccharide hydrolase translates to MRTKLLGVFVLSMILAMVPAKEPKMKKIFNGKNLKGWVIPENNIWWSAVDGILTAKSGPDKKGSILWTKKEYGDFIVQADFKMGEGTVDSGIFIRSEDQQIQIGESGSLKRDMTASPYIPGKGYPVEAEGVKSLLKMDDWNTMKVKAVGNKYTVWLNGEEVMNYTSENVPEKGQIGLQLHPNRDMDIEFRNIMVAEL, encoded by the coding sequence ATGAGAACTAAATTGCTAGGGGTATTTGTACTCAGTATGATCTTGGCGATGGTACCTGCCAAGGAACCGAAGATGAAAAAAATATTTAACGGGAAAAATCTCAAAGGCTGGGTAATTCCTGAAAATAACATTTGGTGGAGCGCAGTTGATGGTATACTTACTGCTAAAAGTGGCCCGGACAAGAAAGGATCAATTCTATGGACCAAGAAGGAATATGGAGACTTTATCGTTCAGGCCGATTTTAAAATGGGTGAAGGTACAGTAGATTCGGGAATTTTTATCCGCTCAGAAGATCAGCAAATCCAAATAGGGGAATCGGGCTCATTAAAAAGAGATATGACTGCTTCTCCATATATACCCGGAAAAGGCTACCCTGTGGAAGCTGAAGGTGTGAAAAGTTTACTAAAAATGGATGACTGGAATACGATGAAGGTAAAAGCAGTAGGGAATAAGTATACAGTTTGGCTCAATGGAGAGGAAGTGATGAACTACACTTCAGAAAATGTACCTGAAAAAGGTCAGATTGGTTTACAACTACATCCCAACAGAGACATGGATATTGAATTCCGTAATATTATGGTTGCTGAATTGTAA
- the purD gene encoding phosphoribosylamine--glycine ligase, producing the protein MNVLILGSGGREHALAWKISQSPECDQLFVAPGNAGTLQVATNIPELGKSFDSQGKHQIGEFITKHDIQLLVVGPEAPLVAGITDYLKEHEAFKELAIVGPDMRGATLEGSKDFAKEFMLKNKIPTAASRTFTIDNIEEGLKFIQSKSLPIVLKADGLAAGKGVIISQTYEDAQANLKDMLLNDKFGSASNKVVIEDYLKGIELSVFVLTDGKDYLILPEAKDYKRIGENDTGPNTGGMGAVSPVPFADENFLKKVEERIVKPTIKGLQAAHIDYRGFLFIGLMNVNGDPFVIEYNVRMGDPETQVVVPRIENDILPILFATANQRLASERLKISKEIASTVVMVAEGYPDAYQKGKEITGITDVSEALVFHAGTRDENEKVLTNGGRVLAVTGTGKNIQEALDKSYSSVQKIVWDGYYYRKDIGQDLLTL; encoded by the coding sequence ATGAATGTACTCATTCTTGGCTCCGGAGGCCGTGAGCATGCGCTAGCTTGGAAAATCAGCCAAAGTCCCGAATGTGATCAATTATTCGTTGCCCCCGGCAATGCGGGTACTTTACAGGTAGCCACTAACATACCTGAGCTTGGAAAATCCTTTGATAGTCAAGGGAAACACCAGATTGGAGAGTTTATTACTAAGCATGATATTCAGTTGCTTGTAGTTGGCCCTGAAGCACCATTGGTTGCTGGAATCACTGATTATTTAAAGGAACATGAAGCTTTTAAAGAATTAGCGATTGTGGGTCCTGATATGAGAGGCGCTACCCTGGAAGGGAGTAAGGACTTTGCAAAGGAATTTATGCTCAAAAATAAAATTCCAACTGCCGCCTCCCGAACTTTTACCATAGATAATATAGAGGAAGGGCTGAAGTTCATTCAAAGCAAATCCCTTCCTATTGTACTTAAAGCAGATGGACTTGCTGCTGGCAAAGGAGTGATTATCAGCCAAACCTATGAAGATGCTCAGGCCAATTTGAAAGATATGCTTCTGAACGACAAGTTTGGAAGCGCAAGTAATAAGGTCGTTATAGAGGATTATTTAAAGGGCATTGAGCTTTCAGTCTTTGTACTTACTGATGGTAAAGACTACCTGATTCTTCCTGAAGCAAAGGATTATAAAAGAATAGGAGAAAACGATACTGGACCGAATACCGGAGGTATGGGCGCAGTAAGCCCAGTACCTTTTGCTGATGAAAATTTTCTTAAAAAAGTAGAAGAACGTATAGTTAAACCTACAATAAAAGGATTACAAGCAGCGCATATTGACTATCGGGGATTTCTCTTTATAGGTCTGATGAACGTCAATGGAGATCCTTTCGTGATAGAATATAATGTGCGTATGGGTGACCCTGAGACTCAGGTAGTTGTACCTCGTATTGAAAATGACATTCTCCCCATACTTTTCGCCACTGCAAACCAACGTCTAGCATCTGAGCGTCTCAAAATATCTAAAGAGATTGCTTCTACCGTGGTTATGGTAGCAGAGGGTTATCCTGATGCTTATCAAAAAGGAAAAGAAATCACCGGTATTACTGACGTATCTGAGGCACTAGTCTTCCATGCCGGTACTCGTGATGAAAATGAAAAAGTATTGACCAATGGGGGGAGAGTATTGGCAGTAACTGGTACTGGTAAGAACATACAAGAAGCTTTAGATAAAAGCTATAGTTCCGTTCAAAAAATTGTGTGGGATGGCTATTACTACCGAAAAGATATAGGTCAGGACTTGCTGACACTTTAA
- a CDS encoding PSP1 domain-containing protein: MGCSTCSSGNGASVGGCQNNGGCGTGACNKMNVFDWLSNMDLPGNNTFDIVEVKFKGGRKEFFRNTDDLELVTGDPVVVDVPNGHHIGYVSLQGELVRLQMQKKKIANNDDIRKVYRVANEKDMEAFHKVLNREMPTLYRTRKIIEELKLTMKLSDVEYQADNNKATFYYSADSRVDFRELIKILAGEFKIRVEMRQISLRQEAGRLGGIGSCGRELCCSTWLSDFKSVSTSAARYQNLSLNPSKLSGQCGRLKCCLNYELETYMTALEDIPELDAPLQTKAGPATLQKTDIFRKIMWFSYEKENSWIPLKVNRVKEILELNRKKISPDTLQDNAVSTQSEQDVLNNDLVKMDKKYQNQKKKRKKKKSGKRKNRNRKND, encoded by the coding sequence ATGGGATGCAGCACTTGTAGCTCAGGTAATGGCGCAAGCGTCGGCGGTTGTCAAAACAACGGTGGATGTGGAACCGGAGCCTGCAATAAAATGAATGTGTTTGACTGGTTGTCAAATATGGACCTACCCGGTAATAACACATTTGATATAGTTGAGGTTAAATTTAAAGGCGGAAGAAAAGAGTTTTTTAGAAATACAGATGATTTAGAATTAGTCACAGGTGATCCGGTAGTGGTTGATGTACCTAATGGGCATCACATTGGCTATGTATCTTTGCAGGGAGAACTTGTGAGACTGCAAATGCAGAAAAAAAAGATCGCCAATAATGATGATATCCGAAAAGTTTACAGAGTAGCCAATGAAAAAGACATGGAAGCCTTCCACAAAGTGCTTAACCGTGAGATGCCTACTCTGTATCGTACACGCAAAATAATTGAGGAGTTAAAACTAACAATGAAACTCTCTGATGTAGAGTACCAGGCTGATAACAATAAAGCTACTTTCTATTATTCCGCTGACAGCCGTGTTGACTTTCGTGAACTAATCAAGATTCTGGCTGGTGAGTTTAAGATACGTGTTGAAATGAGGCAGATCAGCCTGAGACAAGAAGCGGGAAGACTTGGAGGTATAGGCTCGTGCGGAAGAGAACTTTGCTGTTCTACCTGGTTAAGTGATTTTAAGAGCGTCTCTACATCTGCCGCTCGTTATCAAAATTTATCGCTCAATCCCAGCAAACTTTCAGGCCAGTGTGGAAGGTTAAAATGCTGCCTGAATTATGAGCTTGAGACATATATGACAGCCCTAGAGGATATTCCTGAATTAGATGCTCCGCTTCAAACTAAAGCCGGTCCTGCTACACTTCAGAAGACTGATATCTTCAGAAAAATCATGTGGTTCAGTTATGAAAAAGAAAATTCCTGGATACCACTCAAAGTAAACAGAGTAAAAGAGATATTGGAGTTAAACAGGAAGAAAATTTCCCCAGATACACTTCAGGATAATGCGGTTTCTACCCAAAGCGAGCAAGATGTATTGAATAATGATCTGGTTAAAATGGATAAAAAATACCAGAACCAGAAGAAGAAGCGGAAAAAGAAGAAGTCAGGCAAGAGAAAGAACAGAAACAGAAAAAATGATTAA
- a CDS encoding catalase, translated as MSENQNVGKGGEIHQTTNDKNRILTTQQGIPVSDDQNSLKVGSRGPTALEDFHFREKIFHFDHERIPERVVHARGFGAHGFFELYDSLAEYSKADIFQRKGEKTPAFVRFSTVAGNKGSFDLARDVRGFAVKLYTQEGNWDIVGNNIPVFFIQDAIKFPDLIHSAKPEPDRGFPQAQTAHDNFWDFVSLMPESMHMIMWIMSDRAIPRSFRFMEGFGVHTFRLVNAEGKSTYVKFHWKPKQGLQSVVWNEAVKINGADPDFHRRDLWDAIQSGDYPEWELGMQLFDDDYADKFDFDILDATKIIPEEEVPVRPVGRLVLDRVVDNFFAETEQVAFCTQNIVPGVDFTNDPLLQGRNFSYLDTQLKRLGGPNFTHIPINAPKCPFMNFQQDGHMAMTNPKGRANYEPNSWGSEGGPRESSEMGYHSYPSKENGVKERVRSESFADHYSQARQFYISQTPVEQNHMADALVFELSKVDKIEVRERVVSHLLNIDNSLAEKVAKGLRIKEMPKPVEAARPTKMDLKESPALSILKNTPKSFKGRKIGVFLSDGADINIYKALKDEVEKEGAMLEVVAPMVGGVEASDGSWIKAKQKIDGGPSVLYDAVVILLSDEEVKTLQQESTARDFVADAFAHMKFIGYTSSAMPLLEKAGIAENLDEGCISLDNPNVASDFILACRKIRFWDRESKVNAV; from the coding sequence ATGTCTGAAAACCAAAATGTCGGGAAAGGTGGAGAAATTCATCAAACCACAAATGATAAAAACCGCATATTAACTACACAACAGGGTATCCCGGTATCTGATGATCAAAATTCCTTAAAAGTAGGAAGCAGAGGCCCAACTGCACTGGAAGACTTCCACTTTCGTGAAAAAATATTCCACTTTGACCACGAACGTATTCCTGAAAGAGTAGTACATGCCCGTGGTTTTGGAGCTCATGGTTTTTTTGAGCTTTATGATTCATTGGCCGAATATTCTAAAGCAGATATTTTCCAGCGTAAAGGAGAGAAAACTCCCGCATTTGTTCGCTTTTCTACTGTTGCAGGGAACAAAGGATCATTTGACCTGGCCAGAGATGTACGAGGGTTCGCAGTAAAACTATACACCCAGGAAGGCAACTGGGACATTGTGGGTAACAACATTCCTGTTTTCTTTATTCAGGATGCTATAAAATTTCCCGACCTGATTCATTCAGCCAAACCTGAGCCGGACCGTGGCTTTCCTCAGGCGCAAACTGCCCATGACAACTTCTGGGACTTTGTCTCATTAATGCCTGAGAGTATGCACATGATCATGTGGATCATGTCGGATCGTGCCATCCCCCGTTCCTTTAGATTTATGGAAGGCTTCGGCGTTCATACTTTCCGATTGGTAAATGCTGAAGGGAAATCTACATATGTGAAATTTCATTGGAAACCAAAACAGGGTTTACAATCCGTAGTATGGAATGAAGCTGTTAAAATTAATGGTGCCGACCCTGATTTCCACCGTCGTGACCTATGGGATGCTATTCAGAGCGGAGATTATCCTGAATGGGAATTAGGTATGCAGCTATTTGATGATGACTACGCTGATAAGTTTGATTTTGATATATTGGATGCCACTAAAATCATTCCTGAAGAAGAAGTACCGGTTCGTCCTGTAGGAAGGCTGGTCCTTGATCGTGTGGTGGATAATTTCTTCGCGGAAACCGAGCAGGTTGCGTTTTGCACGCAAAATATTGTGCCTGGCGTAGACTTCACCAATGATCCATTGCTACAGGGACGTAATTTCTCTTACCTGGATACTCAACTAAAGCGTTTAGGAGGCCCTAACTTTACACATATCCCTATCAATGCTCCTAAATGTCCTTTTATGAACTTCCAGCAAGATGGTCATATGGCAATGACAAATCCTAAAGGCAGGGCAAATTATGAACCGAATTCCTGGGGCAGTGAAGGAGGGCCTCGTGAATCTTCTGAAATGGGGTACCATTCTTATCCCAGTAAAGAAAATGGTGTCAAAGAAAGGGTAAGATCAGAAAGTTTTGCTGACCATTATAGTCAGGCAAGACAATTCTACATTAGTCAAACCCCTGTTGAGCAGAATCATATGGCTGATGCTCTGGTTTTTGAGCTGAGTAAAGTAGATAAAATAGAAGTAAGGGAAAGAGTTGTATCTCATTTGTTAAATATTGACAATAGCCTTGCTGAAAAAGTAGCTAAAGGTTTGCGCATCAAAGAGATGCCAAAACCTGTTGAAGCTGCCAGACCTACTAAAATGGATTTAAAAGAATCACCAGCACTAAGCATTTTAAAGAATACACCCAAGAGCTTTAAAGGCCGCAAGATTGGGGTATTCCTTTCTGATGGTGCAGATATTAATATTTATAAAGCCCTGAAAGATGAAGTTGAAAAAGAAGGGGCTATGCTAGAAGTAGTAGCGCCAATGGTCGGAGGAGTTGAAGCCAGCGATGGCAGTTGGATTAAGGCTAAGCAAAAAATAGATGGAGGGCCCTCTGTACTTTATGACGCAGTTGTCATTTTACTTTCTGATGAAGAAGTAAAAACTCTACAACAAGAATCTACTGCCAGAGATTTTGTTGCTGATGCTTTTGCGCATATGAAATTCATTGGCTACACTTCCTCAGCGATGCCATTACTAGAAAAAGCCGGGATAGCTGAAAACCTGGATGAAGGTTGTATAAGCCTGGATAATCCGAATGTTGCTTCAGATTTCATTTTGGCCTGTCGTAAAATAAGATTCTGGGATAGAGAAAGTAAGGTAAATGCTGTATAA